A window of the Lactuca sativa cultivar Salinas chromosome 7, Lsat_Salinas_v11, whole genome shotgun sequence genome harbors these coding sequences:
- the LOC111883858 gene encoding probable caffeoyl-CoA O-methyltransferase At4g26220, with the protein MEPKFATNKGLLETHELYKYIVENNVYPREPKPLKELRALTTTHPWAVMGTAPEAGQLIEILLKVIGAKKTIEIGVFTGYSLLLTALAIPEDGKIVAIDVDREAYEIGLPVIQKAGVEHKINFIESEGLPALDKLLEDPENHGSFDYVFVDADKGNYINYHELILKLLKVNGIVVYDNTLWFGTVAKPEDSVPEGYRRGRTAIVEFNKALATDPRVSISTVPLGDGLTICRRL; encoded by the exons ATGGAACCAAAATTCGCAACCAACAAAGGCTTATTGGAAACTCATGAGTTATACAAG TATATTGTGGAGAATAACGTGTACCCTCGCGAACCCAAACCATTGAAGGAGCTTCGGGCTCTCACCACTACACACCCATG GGCTGTGATGGGCACGGCACCCGAGGCTGGCCAGTTGATTGAGATCTTGTTGAAGGTCATTGGCGCGAAAAAGACCATAGAGATTGGGGTTTTTACAGGTTACTCGTTGTTACTAACTGCTCTTGCGATTCCTGAAGATGGCAAG ATTGTAGCTATAGATGTGGATCGGGAAGCCTATGAGATTGGTCTACCGGTTATACAAAAGGCCGGGGTGGAGCATAAGATCAACTTTATTGAATCCGAGGGTCTACCAGCTCTTGATAAACTCTTGGAGGAT CCTGAAAACCATGGTAGCTTCGACTACGTTTTTGTTGATGCAGACAAAGGAAACTACATCAACTACCATGAGCTAATATTGAAATTGTTGAAGGTCAATGGGATTGTTGTATATGACAACACACTCTGGTTTGGAACAGTTGCAAAACCCGAGGATTCAGTTCCTGAAGGGTATAGAAGAGGGAGAACTGCCATTGTAGAGTTTAACAAAGCCCTCGCAACTGACCCTCGTGTCAGCATCTCTACGGTTCCGTTAGGTGATGGCCTCACCATATGCAGACGTCTCTAG